CGTGCAGGCACCCGCAACCTCTTGCCACTCCACGGCGGAATGGAGCACGTCGTGTGTCTGGACTGTGGCTTTCAGGAAGAGCGCTCGCTTTTCGACGAACGCCTCGCCGCAGCAAATCCCAACTACTACGTGGATACCACTGGCTACCAAATCAACCCGGATGGAGATATCGAACTGCCGGACAGTGTGGTCAAGGACTTCCAAATGATTACCTGCGCGAACTGTGGCAAAGCAAGGTTGAAGCCGGACGTGGTGTACTTCGGGGAGTCGGTGCCACGTGATCGTCGTGAAGCAGTGCAGCACTGGCTTGAAGAATCAACGTCGCTGCTCGTGGTGGGGTCATCGCTGGCGGTGATGAGCGGATATCGAATTGTGCTTGACGCTCTTCGACAGGACAAACCTGTGGCAGTGATCAACGGTGGTCCTGGTAGGGCGGACCAGAAGGTGACTACGCTGTGGCGTACGCGAATCGGCCCAGCGCTTGACGCAATTCTCGACGAAGTTGGCCTGTAGGATAGCGCTCATGACCACATTTTCTGAGATTCCCGGAGTGGGAAAGCCCGCGCAACGTGCGCTAGAAGAGGCAGGCTACCAGGCACTCGAAAATCTCGACGGTGTGGAATGGGCAGACGTGCTCGCCCTCCACGGAGTCGGTGTGCGTGGGCTGGAGAGGATCCAGGCGGCGCTGCAGGAGCAAGGCCTCAGCATGCAAAACGCGCCGGAGCCGGAGGAACGCACAGCAACATTCACCAGTGGGAACACCGGAAAGAATGAAAACAAGACGGAAGCGACCTCCGTGGATCCGCGTGACTATGTGGAGGGGCTGGAGGGTCGTCGTCAAGCGCACGGGCACCTGCTGCTAGACCTGTTTAGCCGTGCGACTGGCACGGAACCGGTGATGTGGGGTCCGACAATGATTGGATACGGCGAAATGCACTACAAATACGCCACGGGCCGGGAAGGCGACACGTTTTTGGTGGGGTTCAGTCCGCGGAAGGCGAAGATCTCGCTGTACGGCATCGAGCCCACAGAGGAGTTAGGCAAATTCACCTCGGGGGTTTCGTGCACGTACATTAACAAGCCTGAGGACATCGACCTCGCTGTGTTGGAACGGTTGGTCAAAGAGGCCTACGAACGCGGCCCCGCAGGCTGCTAAACCTTGGCAACGGCGGAGTTTCCGTGCTCGGCTGCCTCCCAAACCTCGTCGTCGAGGATATCTGCGCGCTTGGACACCACGGCGGCAACGAGCGCCTGACCGGTGACGTTCGTTGCGGTGCGACCCATATCGATGATCGGTTCGGTAGCAAGCAGCAGGCCGACGCCAGCCAGTGGGAGGCCCAGGGTGGACAGGGTCAGGGTGAGCATCACGGTCGCGCCCGTAGTGCCGGCGGTGGCTGCGGAACCGAGAACTGCGACGATGATGATCAAGAAATAGTGCGTGAAGTTGAGGTCAATGCCATAAAACTGAGCGACAAAAATAGCGGCGACAGCTGGGTAGACGGAGGCGCAACCGTCCATCTTGGAGGTCGCGCCGAGTGGCATCGCGAAGGACGCGTACTCGCGAGGAACCCCCATGGATTGCTCGACAACTCGCTGGTTTACCGGCATAACTCCCATGGAGGAGCGAGTGACAAAGCCGAGCGAGGTGACCGGCCACACGCGCTTGAAAAATCCCAGCACTGGGACGCGGTTGATCATCAGGACGAGTGGGTAAAGCACGAACATGACCAGTCCGCAGCCGACGTAGATCGCAAGAACGAACTTGCCCAGCGAGCCCATCGCCTCCCAGCCATAGGTTGCCACGGCCTTGCCGATCAGCGCCATCGAGCCCAGCGGTGCCAATCGAATGACCCACCAAAGGACAACCTGCACGACCTTGAGTAGCGACTCGGAAAATGCGAGGAACGGTTCAGCGTCCTTGCCGGCCTTGACCGCCGCGATACCGATCGCGATGGACAGAACAAGAATCTGGAGCACGTTAAAGGTCAGGCCAACCTCACCATCTGAATTAGTGGAGGTTTGCAGCCCGAGGAAATTCACCGGAACTACGGAGTTAATGAATCCCAGCCAAGATCCCTGCTTGGAAGGCTCGGCAGCGGTATCGGCGCTGACGGATGTACCTACACCGGGTTGCATCACAAGGCCAACAACGATGCCGATGAGCACCGAGAAGAATGCGGTAATCGCAAACCAGACAAGCGTAGATACAGCGAGGCGGGCAGCGTTGGTCACTTTCCTGAGGTTGGCAACGGAAGTCACCACAGCCGTGAAAATCAGGGGCGGAATCATCAGCCGCAGGAGCTGAACATAAGTATCGCCGGTCCACGTCAAAATAGACGAGAGCCAGTTGTCTTCGGTACCGAGGCCACGGGCGACAAGGCCGAGGATGAGGCCCAGGATCATGCCCACGATAACTTGGGCGCCGAAGCCGGTAGCCCACTTGGGAAAACTCATCAAAACTCCAAATATTAGTCAGACTAAACGGTCTAGTGAGAATGTCAATGTACCTGTAAGTGATATGAAAATGCAACCCCCACACAGGTAGACCGCTCTGTCTAGAAGGAAAAACGTCCCTAGAATGAACCCATGACTGCGCTGTTGTTCGACCTCTATGGGGTCATCCTGAAACATCGGACCGAAGCTGGAAAGCGCCGCCTCGAGCAAGCCGCCGGCGTGATTGATTCTGAGCTCTTCTGGACCACCTACAATGAGCTGCGCCCCGCCTACCTGGTGGGCGACGTCTCGGACCAACGTTGGTGGCAGCAGATGGCACTGCGAGCGAACCTCAACGATCCGGATATCGCCGAGGCCATCGTTGCTGACTCTGAAACGCTGATGGACGTCGACCAAGACATGGTCGATCTGGTGCTCAAGCTCATCGACGAGGGCTACACCTGCGGAATTCTTTCGAATGCGCCTGAAAGCGTGTCTACAATGCTGCGGGAGCGTCACGAATGGTTGGCGCAGCTCGACGCGGTGACGTTTAGCTGCGATATCGGCGTGGCCAAGCCGGACCCGCGCGCGTTCGCCGTGGCAGTCGACGCGATGGGGGCCAACATCAAAGACACCATCTTCTTCGACGACTCTCCAGACAACGTCGCCGCCGCGGAAAAGGCCGGGCTCCAGGCTCACCTGTTCACCTCTATGAAGGACGTCCATGATTTACAGCTTTGAAGGCATCGCCCCGACGATTGACCCAACCGCCTACGTGGCCCCCGAAGCCACCATCATCGGCGACGTGCACATCGGGCCGGACGCTTCCGTTTTCCCGGGAGCCGTACTGCGTGGCGACGTCGGTCCCATTCGCATCGGTGCGCGGACAAACATCCAAGACGGCGCGGTTGTTCACGTCGACACGGGTGGCGAGTGCACGCTTGGCGACGATGTTACCGTCGGCCACCTCGCGCTAGTTCACTCCTGCATCGTGGGCAACGGCACTCTCGTGGGCATGCACTCCTCGATCCTGTCGCGCTCCACTGTAGGCTCGGGCTGCATCATCGGTGGCGGCGCAGTTGTACTGGAGGGCGCCGAAGTTCCTGCAGGTTCGCTCGTTGCCGGTGTGCCGGGCAAGGTAAAGCGCTCGCTTGACGACGAAGCCCAGGCCGGCCTTGTCGCTCACGCGGGGCGCTACGTCGAATTAGCTCGTCGGCACCGAGAGGGGCTCTCGGAGCACGAAATCTAGCGCCACCGCCCGGGCAATGTCGCGCACGACCTCGCGGTGAGTTGGGATCATGCGCAGGTCGACTTTCGTCTCTTGCGGCAGCCGTTCGCGCACCGAGCGGGCGAACAGGGCAGGGGCCTTAGGGTCGTCGATAAATGCGGAACCTGCGACGACAAGGGTGTTGGGGGAGTGCTTGGCGACGAGCCCCGCGGCCACCGAACCCAACTGTGTCGCGCGTTCATCGAGGGTCGCGCGGGTGGCGGAAGAAGATTCGGCGGTGGCGACGGCTTCGGGGAGCGAGTGGATGCGTGGGTCGCCGAGCGTTGCCAGCAAGCCGTCGGTGGTCAACTCGTTGTTGTTGAGATCCAGCGCGGTGACACCGTCGGGCCCCGAGATGGCTGCGCCGATGGAGTCGTCGGCGAAGAGGGCCATGATGCCTGGGGTGTGTACAGTTTCAAAGGACTGAATCTCAGAGCCGATGATCGCGGGCACCGCGGCGGTCACCGTCACCGGCACGGAGAACTGTTCGCGCAACTGGGCTGCAATGTTCACGCCCTTCCAGCCCAAATTGGGTGCTGTGACCACGCCGTCTTGGGAAACGCTGCCGGAAGTGGTCACGCCAACGGTAGCCAGCGGGCGATCAATACCAGCGTTGAGGCGGTTGAGGCCTGCCATGATGTGCTGGATAAAGTCGTCTTGGCTGAGCTTTGCCACGGGTGTCGAGATGTCGCAGTCGC
The Corynebacterium breve genome window above contains:
- a CDS encoding gamma carbonic anhydrase family protein — translated: MIYSFEGIAPTIDPTAYVAPEATIIGDVHIGPDASVFPGAVLRGDVGPIRIGARTNIQDGAVVHVDTGGECTLGDDVTVGHLALVHSCIVGNGTLVGMHSSILSRSTVGSGCIIGGGAVVLEGAEVPAGSLVAGVPGKVKRSLDDEAQAGLVAHAGRYVELARRHREGLSEHEI
- a CDS encoding HAD family hydrolase yields the protein MTALLFDLYGVILKHRTEAGKRRLEQAAGVIDSELFWTTYNELRPAYLVGDVSDQRWWQQMALRANLNDPDIAEAIVADSETLMDVDQDMVDLVLKLIDEGYTCGILSNAPESVSTMLRERHEWLAQLDAVTFSCDIGVAKPDPRAFAVAVDAMGANIKDTIFFDDSPDNVAAAEKAGLQAHLFTSMKDVHDLQL
- a CDS encoding DUF1801 domain-containing protein: MTTFSEIPGVGKPAQRALEEAGYQALENLDGVEWADVLALHGVGVRGLERIQAALQEQGLSMQNAPEPEERTATFTSGNTGKNENKTEATSVDPRDYVEGLEGRRQAHGHLLLDLFSRATGTEPVMWGPTMIGYGEMHYKYATGREGDTFLVGFSPRKAKISLYGIEPTEELGKFTSGVSCTYINKPEDIDLAVLERLVKEAYERGPAGC
- a CDS encoding dicarboxylate/amino acid:cation symporter yields the protein MSFPKWATGFGAQVIVGMILGLILGLVARGLGTEDNWLSSILTWTGDTYVQLLRLMIPPLIFTAVVTSVANLRKVTNAARLAVSTLVWFAITAFFSVLIGIVVGLVMQPGVGTSVSADTAAEPSKQGSWLGFINSVVPVNFLGLQTSTNSDGEVGLTFNVLQILVLSIAIGIAAVKAGKDAEPFLAFSESLLKVVQVVLWWVIRLAPLGSMALIGKAVATYGWEAMGSLGKFVLAIYVGCGLVMFVLYPLVLMINRVPVLGFFKRVWPVTSLGFVTRSSMGVMPVNQRVVEQSMGVPREYASFAMPLGATSKMDGCASVYPAVAAIFVAQFYGIDLNFTHYFLIIIVAVLGSAATAGTTGATVMLTLTLSTLGLPLAGVGLLLATEPIIDMGRTATNVTGQALVAAVVSKRADILDDEVWEAAEHGNSAVAKV
- a CDS encoding Sir2 family NAD-dependent protein deacetylase, which gives rise to MFDDPEIQRIHRSAVRSIERVVEETAEPTPADEALRSIARQLTAGPVLALTGAGISTDSGVPDYRSPGGRLSNGRPMTYQEFAHSPEALHRYWARAFIGVKHMRSVAPNRSHYALVELERAGMVRGVVTQNVDGLHKRAGTRNLLPLHGGMEHVVCLDCGFQEERSLFDERLAAANPNYYVDTTGYQINPDGDIELPDSVVKDFQMITCANCGKARLKPDVVYFGESVPRDRREAVQHWLEESTSLLVVGSSLAVMSGYRIVLDALRQDKPVAVINGGPGRADQKVTTLWRTRIGPALDAILDEVGL
- a CDS encoding ROK family transcriptional regulator, with the protein product MPHSAFSRLRTPAAKCLHLIRLNSVTSRSELVEATHLSQPTVTRAIAALLKAGYVVERNDLTRSQGRGRPIIPLELADTAGIHAGIAVGTSSTYIALFDIKGRTLRDCDISTPVAKLSQDDFIQHIMAGLNRLNAGIDRPLATVGVTTSGSVSQDGVVTAPNLGWKGVNIAAQLREQFSVPVTVTAAVPAIIGSEIQSFETVHTPGIMALFADDSIGAAISGPDGVTALDLNNNELTTDGLLATLGDPRIHSLPEAVATAESSSATRATLDERATQLGSVAAGLVAKHSPNTLVVAGSAFIDDPKAPALFARSVRERLPQETKVDLRMIPTHREVVRDIARAVALDFVLREPLSVPTS